The Mycoplasmopsis gallinacea genome includes a window with the following:
- the uvrB gene encoding excinuclease ABC subunit UvrB: MGIYKLHSNYEPKGDQPKAIKEIVENIKDGIDQQVLLGVTGSGKTFTIANVIKEFDKPVLILSHNKTLASQLYSELKSFFPENAVEYYISYFDYYRPEAYMPTTDTYIEKDSKTNEQIEILRMSAINSLLTRKDTIVIASVSAIYGALNPEIYKDSFFRFYTSMKISVKDFTKRLIQIKYDRNDVDQAPGEFTVKGDNIIIRPADSEDKAIRISFFGDEVDEIAEVDPVTKNVIKKVNIYNLSPGDAYATDNSIFDIVIPKIEKELEDRLKEFKNEGKVLELTRLNQRIKNDIDDMKEFGMCKGIENYSMYLDQRTFAERPYTIMDYFPKDSLMFIDESHMFVPQLNAMYKGDRSRKESLVEYGFRLPSALENRPLQFNEWETEFDFKKIFISATPGDYELDQTNGLVTRLYVRPTGLLDPEIIIKPTKNQIEDIYDTIIAQRQTGEKTIILTTTKRMAEELSTYLIERDIKAAYIHSEHNTFVRNEILRKLRSGIYEVVIGINLLREGIDLPEVSKVIVLDADKESFMRNARSLIQITGRAARNANGQAIFYADSISKSMKICIDDNKEKRELQIAYNKKHGIVPKTIIKPIAEPIHGHDIMNAVELILDKQKKSGDSQKMNKKSKDMLIQEIKDQMNEAAKALDYERAIELRDILLELQK, from the coding sequence ATGGGAATTTATAAATTACATTCAAACTACGAGCCAAAAGGCGATCAACCAAAAGCTATCAAAGAAATTGTTGAAAACATTAAAGATGGAATTGATCAACAAGTACTTTTAGGGGTTACTGGTAGTGGTAAAACTTTTACAATTGCCAATGTTATTAAAGAATTTGATAAGCCTGTGCTTATTCTTTCACATAACAAAACCTTAGCTAGCCAGCTTTATAGCGAGCTTAAATCATTTTTTCCTGAAAATGCAGTTGAATATTACATTAGTTATTTTGATTACTATCGTCCTGAAGCTTATATGCCTACAACCGATACTTACATTGAAAAAGATTCAAAAACTAATGAACAAATTGAAATTTTAAGAATGAGTGCAATTAACTCACTTTTAACAAGAAAAGATACTATTGTAATTGCTAGTGTTAGTGCTATTTATGGTGCTTTAAATCCTGAAATTTATAAAGATAGTTTCTTTAGATTTTATACCAGTATGAAAATTTCAGTGAAAGATTTTACCAAAAGGTTAATTCAAATTAAATACGATCGAAATGATGTGGATCAAGCACCTGGAGAATTCACTGTTAAAGGTGATAATATTATCATTAGACCTGCAGATAGCGAAGATAAAGCAATTCGGATTAGCTTTTTTGGTGACGAAGTTGACGAAATTGCCGAAGTGGATCCAGTAACTAAAAATGTTATTAAAAAAGTTAATATTTACAATTTATCACCCGGGGATGCTTATGCAACTGATAATTCAATTTTTGACATTGTAATACCAAAAATTGAAAAAGAGCTTGAAGACAGACTTAAAGAATTCAAAAATGAAGGTAAGGTTTTAGAACTTACTCGGTTAAATCAAAGAATTAAAAATGATATCGATGATATGAAAGAATTTGGGATGTGTAAGGGAATTGAAAATTACTCAATGTACCTTGATCAAAGAACCTTTGCCGAAAGACCTTATACCATTATGGATTATTTCCCTAAAGATTCATTAATGTTTATTGATGAATCACATATGTTCGTGCCACAATTAAACGCAATGTACAAAGGTGATCGTTCACGTAAAGAATCACTTGTAGAATATGGATTTAGATTACCTAGTGCACTTGAAAATAGACCTTTACAATTTAATGAATGAGAAACTGAATTTGACTTCAAAAAAATCTTTATTTCAGCTACTCCTGGGGATTATGAACTAGATCAAACAAATGGACTTGTAACTCGTTTATATGTGCGCCCAACAGGTTTACTTGATCCAGAAATCATTATAAAACCTACTAAAAACCAAATTGAAGACATTTATGACACCATTATTGCTCAGCGGCAAACAGGTGAAAAAACTATTATTTTAACAACTACCAAAAGAATGGCTGAAGAATTATCTACTTACTTAATTGAAAGAGATATTAAAGCTGCTTATATTCACTCAGAGCATAACACTTTTGTTAGAAATGAAATTCTAAGAAAGCTTAGATCAGGGATTTATGAAGTTGTTATTGGAATTAACTTACTTAGAGAGGGAATTGACCTACCTGAAGTATCTAAAGTTATTGTTCTAGATGCCGATAAAGAAAGTTTTATGCGTAATGCACGTAGTTTAATTCAGATTACAGGGCGTGCAGCTAGAAACGCAAATGGTCAAGCAATTTTTTATGCTGATAGTATTTCAAAAAGTATGAAAATTTGCATTGATGATAATAAAGAAAAACGTGAATTACAAATTGCATACAATAAAAAACACGGAATTGTGCCTAAAACCATTATTAAACCTATTGCAGAGCCAATTCATGGTCATGACATTATGAATGCAGTTGAATTAATTCTTGATAAGCAGAAAAAATCTGGAGATTCACAAAAAATGAACAAAAAATCAAAAGATATGCTTATCCAAGAAATTAAAGATCAAATGAATGAAGCTGCTAAAGCTCTTGATTATGAAAGAGCAATTGAGCTTAGAGACATTCTTTTAGAATTGCAAAAATAG